A single Nostoc sp. PCC 7107 DNA region contains:
- the moaC gene encoding cyclic pyranopterin monophosphate synthase MoaC yields MQDNSEKNFSAELSHLDSQGQAQMVDVSDKASTVRQAVAVARVRMLPETLAAIQAGNTPKGDVLATARIAGIMAAKQTANLIPLCHPLPLQKVAVEITPDSQLPGYHIQATVKTKAETGVEMEALTAVSVAALTLYDMAKALEKSIQIESIHLISKTGGKSGDYSASEL; encoded by the coding sequence ATGCAAGACAATTCTGAAAAAAATTTTTCTGCCGAGTTAAGTCATCTCGATTCTCAAGGACAAGCACAGATGGTAGATGTTTCCGATAAAGCCTCTACAGTCCGCCAAGCTGTGGCTGTTGCTAGGGTGCGGATGTTGCCAGAAACCTTAGCAGCGATTCAGGCTGGCAATACACCTAAAGGTGATGTGTTAGCAACGGCGCGGATAGCTGGGATTATGGCAGCTAAACAAACAGCGAATTTAATTCCCTTGTGTCATCCCCTACCATTGCAAAAAGTTGCTGTGGAAATTACCCCCGATTCCCAATTACCCGGTTATCACATCCAAGCTACCGTGAAAACCAAAGCAGAAACTGGTGTGGAAATGGAAGCTTTAACTGCCGTTTCTGTCGCAGCTTTGACTTTATACGATATGGCGAAAGCCTTAGAAAAGTCGATTCAAATTGAATCAATTCATTTAATTAGTAAAACTGGGGGGAAATCTGGAGATTATTCCGCATCAGAACTATAA